ACATTGTTCGTGTACAACGAGTTTGCCTAAAAGACGTTTTTTTTGTTAGCACAGTATGTGGCTAccccacgtttttttttttttttttacagaatacagAACCATGGACGTGGGGATACagagaaaaggaaaaactaaagattacatttataaaaCGTAAAGCTTTTTTATTGGAGGGGATTTTTTTTGAAGTGATGACAATAATAACTGTAAATcataagatatatatattagttatagtTGAGGGACATTCATATTCAAATAGTCTTTGTAAGCTTAATTTAGTTCTGTTTTGATGCATTTAAACCATATAGTTCAATAACATCTTCATAAGAATAAAAGTCTCCCCTATTGTTTGagtctgaaacaaaaaaaattgtgtttaaagatCAGCTTCCATGACATGATAACATGGAAAGTTTCATAAATAGTCTTGTACATTTAAAATCACAAGAATATCATGCATGTCAGCATCATTATTAAAGTGTATTAGTGTGAATCTCTCTCATAAATAGGCGCACAGGAACATTTTAACCAAGAATCACTGCTGACCattatgtatttgtgttttacagaaggaTCTGGTGGCCGCAGAGAAAACCCTATTTGGCAAGCAAAACTTTTCCTCCTTCCAGGGCCAGATAATGGTTTTCTGCCCCCCACAATAGAACTTGAGGAACTGGCTAAACATGGATTAGGTAAACATGAGATTGAAGCAGATaagaattgttttatttacttttacacCTTATTATCTAACCTTCTTGCAAAGAAAGCTATGGAATGAGCTGCTTTGGATTTTATGTTCGCTTGAGCCTGTATGGTCCGATTTGTTATACTGTGTCTATATTGGGAAATTGGGAATTGGGAAACTATTAATACACTTagcatttgttttaaagaaatattgcAGAGAAGTTTACTCTTTGATGCGTTTCCATGTTGCCATTTTAATAGTTACACCTATGCAACACTTTCTCATGCCAAGGCGTCACTTTGAAAGTGTCCAGGAATACCTCCCAATGAATCCTTTTGCATCAGCTATCTGAAGTTAGTCAATGGTGGTTATGGTTAGTGTGAGGATCTGGGTGGTGCATTCAGACCGTAAGCTACACCGTATATTGTATGTTAATGTTCTTTCACATATGGTCAAATGTGTGATTGCCGTGTGAGTGAGACCAGGCTCTTTCTTCTGTCATATGCAATTTTCTTAGGAGTGTAGGGTTCGTTTAGTTTCAAAGCTGTAAACTTAGTAGAAACACAAATGATTTTAGGTTAACTGTGGTAGTCACACATATCTACTTTTTGGGTTTGGCAACACTGTGGTTTATGTCTGAAAATATGAGTCCTGAAAGATCTTGTAGCAACTAATGAATGTTACTTTGCCACTAGGAACCGATTATACTGATGTTTACACTTCCATTCTTAGGAAAACCTGTGCACGAGTCAATGGAGGCCGGACGAACCAACTCAAAGATTGGGTTAAACTGGAGTTTATCTGAATTAAACAACTTTGTTTGCCAAAGCTACCCTCGCATCAGTTTAAATTTGGTAGGCTTTGAATTGGCAAGGACAGGCAAAGGACGCAAGATCCAGAAATTGCAAGTTAGTTCTGTGAAGGAACTTAAAGCTGTTGTTGGCAAAAGCAGGCTTTACATCGTGCCACGAGCCACTGTGTTGCACGTATGGAATTATACACAGGGATTTATATCATACTACAATCATATAAATGTGTTCTCTGTAATGTCTATACCTATAACTGAAGTTACCCTCTCTATGGTCAGGTAACATCACCACCCTCTGCCATGTCCCTGAATTCATTCCCACCACTCGCAGCTCCAGCAGTAGATGAGACCTCACAAGTGGTTTCAGATCAGGTCCATTTTATGTCCACTATGAATTTTgtagtgatgtgtgtgtgtgtgtgtgtgtgtatatgtatatgtatatgtatatgtatatatgtatatgtataaaaaacatttaaaagctagACTggatgtgtatatgtgtgtaattTTTCTACCTATGGATATTTTCTAATGTTGTATTTTGTTTCCACTATGAGTGTGTGTTCTCTTGCTGAAGGTGAAATCATTTGGATTTTCTGTGTACTACCAGGTGGCATCCACATCCTCTGCCATATCCATAAATTCATTCCCACCACTCTCAATTGCTCCGGTACAAGATGAGACCACGCCTGTGGCTGAGAGTACCCAAGCTCAAAGTGTGGTTGCAAATCAGGTAACCAATTTTGACACTGTATagaatagtatttattaattttatgtgcCTGTAGCCTACTATTTAATGGTGATTTGTGAGcaatgccttttttattttatttattcattttattttattttttgctttaggCTCTTCAAGAATGGCGAGCAATACGTGCCCAGCAAGACCAGGAGTATAATACAAGTTTGTTGGTGGATCAGGAGAAGGTAATGCTTCCATGCTTCCAAGTTTTATGTATGGTTTACGTTCTCTTACATAATGCATGTGTACATTTTAATGTGGTATTTTAATAGGAGAGGAAGAAACTAGTCTATCAGGCTTGTGAGGAAAGATGTCAAAAGGTTTGTCTATAATAAATTAGTTTGATAAACTAGCGgaaggggtttttttttttttttttttttttttttaaatgagatcaCATTTCAGGCTATTGAGGCAAGACGTCAGCGAATGTCTGCATGTGAGGAACCCTCAGATGGGGTGTTGATCAAATTTAAATATCCAAATGGACACACCAATATGAGGAAATTCCGTTTGTCAGAGCCAATCCAGGTGATGTGTGTTCAGCTTAAGAAAATATCAAGTGTCTTCTCAGTGGTTCAATGGGTTGTAAAACTTGACTTTCACATCTTTTTATATCTTGTTTGACTTTGTGGGACAAGATGATATTGCCAGTGAAATCTTTGTGGTGCAAGAAGCTGCATCATCAAGATCAGTTGAGAGTAGTTCCTCTGGGTCAATAATGGATCATGGCATTAAAGCATCCTCAACTCTATATGTGCTTTGGTTTTCAAATAAGGATGTACAGGTAAATGTGTTGCATTTTTATTTCCTGACTCGAATGAAAACTGAATGTGTTTTGATTTGTGCAAGCTCATGTATTATGCATGTTTGTCTTCAGGAAATTCTCTCAGATCAACCAAATGGAGCTTATGCCCTACACCATACATCTCACGGTCAGTCATCACTGTCTGAGACCTCCACCCAGCCAAGTCTCTCTGAGCCCCCCACCCGCCCTCTGCTGCCTGAGCCCTCCACCCGCCCTCTGCTGCCTGAGCCCTCCACCCAGCCACCGCTCACTCTGTTCTCACAACCACAAGAAATCCTGACTCTTTATGATGAACCATCACTCTCTCCTTCATCTGTCCAAGAACCAATCATTATTCTTGATGAACAAGATGAGTCGGTTTCACAAAATCAGCCTCCTGTATCAACACATCACCTCGGAGGACCTGTGGATGAGTGAGTTTTTCTCATTaacttgattttatatttttctagTGTATGTAGATGTTTCATTTtctatatcattttatatttaatcaggtggttaaaattaaaatgcatgaacTTCTTTGTTTGCAGGATTGATCTACAGACCATATTGAAAAAAATGGTCAGCAAAGTTGATGGGAGATTCTGTCCAACAAGCAACCAAATAAATGTGTGCAGGGATAATGTATTACTTTGTAGCCTGCGGGCATTCAAGCGTAGGTTCTGTGGATGAAGATGACAATGGTGAAGGGGCAGTTGATGAAGGCGGCCCGACAAGAGAGTACCTAAGGCTGTTGATGAGGGCCGTCCACCAGTCAAATATCTTTGAGGGACACGAGAAAGACCGGCAGTTGTCTCTTGATACTCAAGGTAGGGAAGCCCAAATTCTTAGGACTGTACTCCTTCAACTGGCACAATTCTAGAAATGTACATCACTGAAACATGATTGCTCCCTTATTTCTCCTGTCTGATTTGTTTATTCTGTATGTTTTATGTATTGGGCAGGTTTCTTCATGTGTTTGTCTGTATCGtcttttgtttagttattttgccTTAATTTGTTAACTCTTGGTTAGGATTTTTCCATGATTCTTCATTTCTTTAATGTACTGAATCACCTTTTTGAAACATGTTTTGAAatgtgcaataaaaagttatttgtaGTAGCACTAATATGAATCATAGCATTTTAAGGTGTTAAATTAACAAGCATTACAGCAGAGCAagattttactgttatttctttcattttagctttgcagactaaactgtacatgtgggTGGCAAAAATGATTGCTGTGTGTGTGGTCCATGGAGGAGTCGGTCCACATTTCTTTTCCGAAAGACTTTTCAATCAAATCTGTGGGATACCAACACCACCGGCCAGGGTGGATGAAGTTTGTGACCATGCTTTCAGGGAACAGTTAATAAAAGTAAGCAGGAGAAAGTTGTTATACATTGAATGTACAGTACAGTGACACAGccttattttctattatttatgaATCGCTTCAAACGTGTTCATGTTACCTGTGTCACTTGGCCTTCAGCCTCGTGTCTGCGGCTGAACCACAGCCGTGAGGATATCCATGAACATTCTCATGAACACGAGTGCTTTATTGCTTAAACATCTAATTTATATAGGGAAGGTATCTTTACAAGCcactcactattttttttttttttttttttcctctgtctgtcttttttagATACAGGAAGCAACAACAGTCCGAGAGGCGAACAGCGTAATTGCAGAGGCAGCAGATATTCTCAGCATTATAGGTGCCTTAAGACATGTGTCCAGCCTGGAGGAGAAGGACTCCCTTGTCCAGTCAGCTGCAGACTTCTTCATCAATGGAAGATTGGCGACTGCCCTGGACCAGTAAGTGCCTCACCTCTCTTACCTGTCTGAAAAATGAAACCGTCATTTGCCCAGGACGATTCACacattctaaaatgtttttataggTTTGTTGAGGGGTTAAAAACACTTGGTTTACTGGAGGAGCTGAGGAAG
The nucleotide sequence above comes from Carassius gibelio isolate Cgi1373 ecotype wild population from Czech Republic chromosome B3, carGib1.2-hapl.c, whole genome shotgun sequence. Encoded proteins:
- the LOC127953097 gene encoding uncharacterized protein LOC127953097; its protein translation is MEAGRTNSKIGLNWSLSELNNFVCQSYPRISLNLVGFELARTGKGRKIQKLQVSSVKELKAVVGKSRLYIVPRATVLHVTSPPSAMSLNSFPPLAAPAVDETSQVVSDQVASTSSAISINSFPPLSIAPVQDETTPVAESTQAQSVVANQALQEWRAIRAQQDQEYNTSLLVDQEKVMLPCFQVLYDIASEIFVVQEAASSRSVESSSSGSIMDHGIKASSTLYVLWFSNKDVQINQMELMPYTIHLTVSHHCLRPPPSQVSLSPPPALCCLSPPPALCCLSPPPSHRSLCSHNHKKS
- the LOC127953098 gene encoding G2/M phase-specific E3 ubiquitin-protein ligase, which codes for MYYFVACGHSSVGSVDEDDNGEGAVDEGGPTREYLRLLMRAVHQSNIFEGHEKDRQLSLDTQALQTKLYMWVAKMIAVCVVHGGVGPHFFSERLFNQICGIPTPPARVDEVCDHAFREQLIKIQEATTVREANSVIAEAADILSIIGALRHVSSLEEKDSLVQSAADFFINGRLATALDQFVEGLKTLGLLEELRKNPAVFYNMFVSEEIPLQAKDLCTLFDVDFSVQGSNRRDRENMTICFWRDWLIDIEEGECSPVTLEKVLEFTSGASTVPPLGFPHRPQIQFLHEGNRIFPEANTCILVLRLPLHSSYEAFKQHMIEGILQAPTFGLA